From one Mycolicibacterium sp. HK-90 genomic stretch:
- a CDS encoding sensor domain-containing protein: MSSAELASFLPSAGTLQALLITDPLTRTADGETTYTAVSTDRPDCGGVANVALPPAYDRSGYTSIRTQEFFTEPGPRGQDSVTQAVAAFPSDQQAKDFVSLEAGRWDNCKFELLTIRNDGEDAIVRRISSPTTKNGVLTVSIHSQMKPLGCQRGLSSRRNIVIDVQICSPAGSAQAAELISTIADRIPNN; this comes from the coding sequence GTGAGCAGCGCCGAGTTGGCCAGTTTTCTTCCCAGCGCCGGGACGCTGCAAGCCCTGCTGATCACAGACCCGCTCACGCGCACTGCCGACGGCGAGACCACCTACACCGCTGTGAGCACCGACCGCCCTGACTGCGGCGGCGTAGCGAACGTTGCGTTGCCACCTGCCTACGACCGGTCCGGATACACGTCGATTCGGACACAAGAGTTCTTTACCGAGCCCGGCCCTCGCGGGCAAGACAGCGTCACCCAAGCCGTGGCGGCATTCCCAAGCGACCAGCAGGCAAAGGACTTCGTGTCTCTGGAGGCGGGCCGGTGGGACAACTGCAAGTTCGAATTGCTGACGATCCGCAATGACGGCGAGGACGCCATCGTCCGCAGAATTTCCAGCCCGACTACGAAAAACGGTGTGCTGACCGTGTCGATCCACTCACAGATGAAACCGTTGGGTTGCCAACGCGGCCTCAGCTCTCGCCGCAACATCGTCATCGACGTGCAGATCTGCAGCCCGGCCGGCAGTGCCCAAGCCGCGGAGTTGATCTCCACAATCGCCGACCGTATTCCCAACAATTAA
- a CDS encoding FHA domain-containing protein, whose translation MEAAVSSNPDTPDLVLAVGGRLTLARAADGDLVIGREIRLADVRLDHPAVSRIHARLDPGPRWQIIDFESRNGIYIDGHRVYKATITDGMTVAFGAAEGPTVTFRYGTDVFDKLRRLGRAVSGRIEDLGLSRRDLRLQADVDSSILDDLLGGRYWPSKATRRAIDSALCWPPGSLAAICDGTAPEEITDVITPAIRQSLLLDSAALRLDSIAADLLSLPTSSDPGYRAQSALLQRQIEEFDSSLSAQAPNARSEFAQLLQSIAQIYRRRLSLANAATVGPRLVDTPPSFPRTPLRSHQHDA comes from the coding sequence ATGGAGGCCGCGGTCTCGAGCAATCCCGACACACCGGATCTCGTCTTGGCGGTCGGCGGTCGGCTAACACTGGCCCGTGCGGCCGACGGCGATCTTGTTATTGGTCGAGAAATCCGTTTGGCAGATGTCCGACTCGACCACCCCGCCGTATCGCGGATACACGCCCGTCTTGACCCCGGTCCCCGCTGGCAGATCATCGACTTCGAGAGCAGAAACGGCATCTACATCGACGGGCACCGCGTGTACAAGGCAACGATCACAGATGGGATGACCGTCGCGTTCGGGGCGGCGGAAGGGCCGACGGTTACCTTCCGCTACGGCACGGATGTCTTCGACAAGCTTCGGCGCCTCGGACGTGCGGTTTCCGGCCGCATCGAAGATCTCGGACTTTCTCGCCGTGACCTTCGACTGCAGGCTGATGTCGACTCCTCGATCTTGGACGACCTGCTGGGCGGCCGGTATTGGCCATCGAAGGCTACTCGCCGTGCGATCGACAGCGCATTGTGCTGGCCACCGGGATCGCTGGCCGCCATCTGTGACGGGACAGCGCCCGAAGAGATCACCGACGTGATCACGCCGGCGATCCGGCAGAGTCTCCTGCTTGATTCGGCGGCGCTGAGGCTGGATTCAATTGCAGCGGACCTCCTCAGCTTGCCTACAAGCTCCGATCCAGGATATCGGGCGCAGTCAGCGCTGCTACAGCGTCAGATCGAGGAGTTCGACAGTTCCTTGTCAGCCCAAGCGCCCAATGCTCGATCCGAATTCGCGCAGCTGCTCCAGAGCATCGCCCAGATCTATCGGCGGCGCCTCTCCCTGGCTAATGCCGCAACCGTCGGGCCGCGTCTGGTAGATACCCCGCCCAGCTTTCCCCGGACGCCGCTACGATCACACCAACATGATGCGTAG
- a CDS encoding sensor domain-containing protein has protein sequence MTRLATASVLAALAVAGSTGTAAATPTTQLPQFSWSGTESDSLIGGLDGLLLDAREVSRIAGTDSTLRDGKVEQTLSSTYSVTPFQCLSAYAPGQTGAYLDAAPGQVAFKSVFTPRDSDGDQLTVPHGVVEFGSKQAALAFMSKTATAWKECGGVTVTEAEGGSWEMGSTRVNEERTVVTLDQQSTKGPATCERAMAAYRNVFIDAMYCSPNQNTSGMAAAVVDAIAEKAAAS, from the coding sequence GTGACCCGATTGGCAACCGCCAGCGTTCTGGCCGCACTCGCAGTGGCCGGGTCTACCGGAACCGCCGCCGCCACACCGACCACCCAGCTCCCACAGTTCTCCTGGTCGGGAACCGAGAGCGACTCGCTGATCGGAGGCCTCGACGGGCTGCTCCTCGATGCCCGCGAGGTCTCACGCATCGCCGGCACCGACAGCACTCTGCGAGACGGCAAGGTCGAGCAGACCCTCAGCAGCACCTACTCGGTGACCCCTTTCCAGTGCCTGTCGGCCTATGCCCCCGGCCAGACCGGGGCCTACCTGGACGCCGCGCCTGGACAGGTTGCCTTCAAGTCGGTTTTCACTCCTCGCGACAGCGACGGTGACCAGCTCACGGTGCCGCACGGGGTTGTCGAATTCGGCAGCAAGCAAGCCGCGTTGGCCTTCATGTCCAAGACGGCGACAGCTTGGAAGGAGTGCGGTGGCGTGACAGTCACCGAAGCCGAAGGTGGCAGCTGGGAAATGGGCAGCACCCGCGTCAACGAGGAGCGCACCGTGGTCACCCTCGATCAGCAATCGACGAAGGGACCTGCGACGTGCGAACGCGCCATGGCTGCGTATCGCAACGTCTTCATCGACGCGATGTACTGCTCCCCCAACCAAAACACCAGCGGCATGGCCGCCGCCGTAGTTGACGCAATTGCCGAGAAGGCAGCTGCCAGCTAA